A section of the Malus sylvestris chromosome 17, drMalSylv7.2, whole genome shotgun sequence genome encodes:
- the LOC126612326 gene encoding chromatin remodeling protein EBS-like, translating into MAKTKPGKKDLDSYTIKGTNKIVRPGDCVLMRPSDTDKPPYVARVEKLEADHRNNVKVRIRWYYRPEESIGGRRQFHGAKELFLSDHYDVQSAHTIEGKCTVHSFKNYTKLENVGAEDYFCRFEYKASTGGFTPDRVAVYCKCEMPYNPDDLMVQCEGCKDWFHPSCMGMTIEDAKKLEHFLCSDCSSDDDAKRSLNTFPVSPSVEAKAEPKRRKR; encoded by the exons ATGGCCAAGACCAAACCTGGAAAAAAGGACCTTGACTCTTACACCATCAAGGGCACCAACAAAATCGTTCGAC CTGGTGATTGTGTGTTAATGCGGCCGTCAGACACTGATAAGCCTCCGTATGTGGCACGCGTGGAGAAGCTCGAAGCTGACCACCGCAACAATGTGAAGGTTCGGATTCGATGGTATTATCGGCCTGAGGAATCGATTGGAGGAAGGAGACAGTTCCATGGGGCCAAGGAGCTGTTTTTATCAGACCACTATGATGTGCAGAGTGCACATACTATCGAAGGGAAGTGTACAGTGCACTCCTTCAAGAACTACACTAAGCTTGAGAATGTGGGAGCTGAGGATTACTTCTGTAGGTTTGAGTACAAGGCTTCCACTGGAGGGTTCACACCAGACCGCGTGGCTGT GTATTGTAAATGTGAGATGCCATACAATCCGGACGACCTTATGGTGCAATGCGAGGGATGCAAGGACTG GTTTCATCCCTCGTGTATGGGTATGACAATTGAAGATGCAAAAAAGTTGGAGCACTTTTTATGTTCTGACTGCTCATCTGATGATGATGCCAAAAGATCCTTGAACACATTTCCAGTATCACCATCTGTTGAGGCTAAG GCGGAGCCAAAGCGCAGGAAGAGGTGA
- the LOC126612318 gene encoding homeobox protein knotted-1-like LET6 isoform X1, with protein MEGGISRNSGNLGFLDSSLAAALMNSETRTTSSSSYSKKFLSLPLINNIPNLQSHPHEPIDQEMSVKAKIMAHPLYPQLLSAYVNCLKVGAPAEVLARLEQVCSANNSEAAKRSSIRGGDNHPDAALDQFMEAYCEMLTKYEEELTEPFKEAMLFLSNIDTQLKALTLHSNSSSDSAIVSSSDFVGQSGSPKEADAIKECSMDPQAEDRELKVQLLRKYSGYMGTLKQEFMKKKKNGKLPEEARHQLLDWWCRHYKWPYPSEAQKLALAESTGLDLKQINNWFINQRKRHWKPSEDMQFVLMDPTLHHHHHPHIYMDNAICNPFSMDCSSTRL; from the exons atggAAGGAGGAATCAGTCGTAATAGTGGCAATTTAGGGTTTCTGGATTCTTCTTTAGCCGCTGCCCTAATGAATTCAGAAACCAGAACTACTAGTAGCAGCAGTTATAGTAAGAAGTTTCTTTCCCTACCTTTGATCAACAATATTCCCAACTTACAAAGCCATCCGCATGAGCCTATTGATCAGGAGATGAGCGTGAAAGCTAAGATTATGGCTCATCCTCTCTACCCTCAACTCTTGTCTGCCTATGTCAATTGCTTAAAG GTTGGGGCACCTGCTGAAGTGTTGGCTAGGTTAGAGCAGGTCTGTAGTGCTAATAATTCTGAGGCAGCAAAGAGGAGTAGCATAAGAGGAGGAGATAATCATCCAGACGCTGCGCTGGACCAGTTCATGGAGGCGTATTGCGAGATGCTGACCAAGTACGAGGAAGAGCTCACAGAACCCTTCAAAGAAGCCATGCTTTTCCTCTCCAACATTGACACCCAGCTCAAAGCTCTTACTCTTCACTCTAATTCCTCTTCAGATTCTG CTATTGTTAGTAGTAGTGATTTTGTTGGGCAAAGTGGGTCTCCAAAAGAGGCTGATGCCATCAAGGAATGTTCCATGGATCCTCAAGCTGAAGATAGAGAACTCAAAGTTCAACTTTTGCGCAAATACAGTGGATATATGGGCACTCTCAAGCAGGAAtttatgaagaagaaaaagaatggaAAGTTGCCAGAGGAAGCCCGGCATCAGTTGCTGGATTGGTGGTGCAGACATTATAAGTGGCCTTATCCATCG GAGGCTCAGAAGCTAGCATTGGCAGAATCTACAGGTCTGGATCTTAAACAGATAAATAACTGGTTCATCAATCAAAGGAAACGCCATTGGAAGCCTTCGGAGGACATGCAGTTTGTTTTGATGGATCCAACTcttcatcaccatcatcatccCCACATCTATATGGACAATGCAATCTGCAATCCCTTCTCCATGGATTGTTCATCTACTCGGCTGTAA
- the LOC126612318 gene encoding homeobox protein knotted-1-like LET6 isoform X2, with protein sequence MEGGISRNSGNLGFLDSSLAAALMNSETRTTSSSSYSKKFLSLPLINNIPNLQSHPHEPIDQEMSVKAKIMAHPLYPQLLSAYVNCLKVGAPAEVLARLEQVCSANNSEAAKRSSIRGGDNHPDAALDQFMEAYCEMLTKYEEELTEPFKEAMLFLSNIDTQLKALTLHSNSSSDSAIVSSSDFVGQSGSPKEADAIKECSMDPQAEDRELKVQLLRKYSGYMGTLKQEFMKKKKNGKLPEEARHQLLDWWCRHYKWPYPSVQISYSSTSLFV encoded by the exons atggAAGGAGGAATCAGTCGTAATAGTGGCAATTTAGGGTTTCTGGATTCTTCTTTAGCCGCTGCCCTAATGAATTCAGAAACCAGAACTACTAGTAGCAGCAGTTATAGTAAGAAGTTTCTTTCCCTACCTTTGATCAACAATATTCCCAACTTACAAAGCCATCCGCATGAGCCTATTGATCAGGAGATGAGCGTGAAAGCTAAGATTATGGCTCATCCTCTCTACCCTCAACTCTTGTCTGCCTATGTCAATTGCTTAAAG GTTGGGGCACCTGCTGAAGTGTTGGCTAGGTTAGAGCAGGTCTGTAGTGCTAATAATTCTGAGGCAGCAAAGAGGAGTAGCATAAGAGGAGGAGATAATCATCCAGACGCTGCGCTGGACCAGTTCATGGAGGCGTATTGCGAGATGCTGACCAAGTACGAGGAAGAGCTCACAGAACCCTTCAAAGAAGCCATGCTTTTCCTCTCCAACATTGACACCCAGCTCAAAGCTCTTACTCTTCACTCTAATTCCTCTTCAGATTCTG CTATTGTTAGTAGTAGTGATTTTGTTGGGCAAAGTGGGTCTCCAAAAGAGGCTGATGCCATCAAGGAATGTTCCATGGATCCTCAAGCTGAAGATAGAGAACTCAAAGTTCAACTTTTGCGCAAATACAGTGGATATATGGGCACTCTCAAGCAGGAAtttatgaagaagaaaaagaatggaAAGTTGCCAGAGGAAGCCCGGCATCAGTTGCTGGATTGGTGGTGCAGACATTATAAGTGGCCTTATCCATCGGTACAAATATCATACTCATCTACATCCTTGTTCGTTTAG
- the LOC126612330 gene encoding uncharacterized protein LOC126612330, producing MDVTFHEEVSYFVKSSSDSSLQGEMGSEVQIRIDGMNDVLQAELGTEPIMLRDTDQSITDSDRSPVIPGIISTDDRSDMPSEWPVNMSDELPSNDRLHAADMSNELPDDVSSSDDSSNCLVQDGGIHEVTKGLVWFETIS from the exons atggatgtcacaTTCCATGAGGAAGTTTCGTATTTTGTGAAGTCATCTTCCGACTCTTCACTTCAGGGGGAAATGGGGAGTGAAGTGCAGATTCGAATAGATGGTATGAATGATGTGTTACAAGCAGAGTTGGGAACAGAACCTATTATGTTGCGTGATACTGATCAGTCGATTACAGATAGTGATCGATCACCTGTTATTCCTGGAATTATTTCTACTGACGATAGATCAGATATGCCCAGCGAGTGGCCTGTTAATATGTCTGACGAATTACCTTCTAATGATCGGTTGCATGCTGCTGATATGTCTAACGAGTTGCCTGATGATGTTTCATccagtgatgattcttctaactgtttggtacaagatggtggcatacatgag GTTACGAAAGgccttgtatggtttgaaacaatctcctag